One region of Polynucleobacter paneuropaeus genomic DNA includes:
- a CDS encoding nucleotidyltransferase family protein, with product MTNKILYKPLSLSAQTAYAELQDQLRIQAIDRLRALPGAFHRQLQKGRSYVYYGYRDIDGRGRMAYLGPENERVLELIESRKKVKEGSIQDQTQKLTASAQALGCMGTLQKHFRVINRLEQYGFFSAGGILIGTHAFLAMGNMLGVQWTSAQQTMDVDFAHAGNNVSIALAANMKISVHDALSSLEMGLLPIAEFSGKTGAQYRNPLDPELRLDFVTAETRSGGPVVLPELGLALECLKFMEFSLVDTTQAVLLSKQGACIVNIPSPERYAVHKLIVYGERPNSDRVKANKDLMQAAAIFQVLSDNGQIELIRRAWRNAEERGPGWKKRLNQGKSALLKQYPELLKISNA from the coding sequence ATGACGAACAAAATCCTCTACAAGCCACTCTCCTTGTCCGCACAAACGGCTTATGCTGAGCTGCAGGACCAATTACGCATTCAGGCAATTGACAGATTGCGGGCCTTGCCAGGAGCATTTCACCGTCAGTTGCAAAAAGGCCGTTCTTACGTTTATTACGGCTATCGCGACATTGATGGCCGTGGGCGTATGGCATATTTGGGGCCTGAAAATGAGCGTGTTTTAGAGTTGATAGAGAGCCGTAAAAAAGTAAAAGAGGGCTCTATTCAGGATCAAACGCAAAAATTGACTGCTTCAGCTCAAGCTTTGGGTTGTATGGGTACGCTTCAAAAACATTTTCGTGTCATCAACCGACTTGAGCAATATGGATTTTTTAGTGCAGGGGGGATTTTAATTGGCACCCACGCATTTTTAGCGATGGGTAATATGCTGGGGGTGCAATGGACATCTGCACAGCAAACAATGGATGTCGATTTTGCTCATGCAGGTAATAATGTTTCGATTGCCTTGGCTGCCAATATGAAGATTTCTGTTCATGATGCTCTGAGTTCATTGGAGATGGGTTTACTGCCGATTGCAGAGTTCTCTGGCAAAACAGGGGCTCAGTACCGTAATCCCCTAGACCCGGAACTGCGTCTGGATTTTGTTACTGCCGAAACTCGTAGCGGAGGCCCAGTTGTTCTGCCTGAACTAGGCCTTGCACTCGAGTGTTTAAAATTTATGGAGTTCTCTTTGGTTGATACAACCCAGGCAGTTCTTCTGAGTAAGCAAGGTGCTTGTATAGTGAATATTCCTTCACCAGAGCGCTACGCAGTGCATAAGTTAATTGTTTACGGGGAGAGGCCCAATAGCGATCGTGTAAAAGCAAATAAAGATCTCATGCAGGCCGCTGCTATTTTTCAAGTGCTGTCTGATAATGGGCAAATAGAGTTAATTAGGAGAGCTTGGCGCAACGCTGAAGAACGTGGACCAGGATGGAAAAAAAGACTCAATCAGGGTAAGTCGGCGCTCTTAAAACAATATCCAGAACTATTAAAGATCAGTAACGCGTAA
- the murB gene encoding UDP-N-acetylmuramate dehydrogenase codes for MNLPSSSTTLANCTPKLGLLQRNTLGIESYAEQAIVISKSEQIPLLLQDIKAHGLPWQVLGGGSNVVLPSVLPGITLLIDIAGREVISSDRTETLIRVGAGEHWHDFVQWTLAQGFPGMENLALIPGTVGASPIQNIGAYGLEVAHFIENVQAFDTEKNGFVTLSNRECEFAYRDSYFKQNPNRFIITQVTFKLPKAWAPKLTYAELAKQFSNQSPTPLEIFNAVCAIRSSKLPDPKVLGNAGSFFQNPIVSEAQCTELAKQYPAIVSFPDAVGQRKLAAGWLIDQCGFKGKRIGPVGVYNKQALVLVNYGGGSAQDILGLAKQIQDKVQETFGVQLQIEPNIF; via the coding sequence ATGAACTTGCCCTCATCAAGCACAACCCTTGCCAACTGCACGCCAAAGCTTGGGCTCTTGCAGCGCAATACCTTAGGAATCGAGTCCTACGCTGAGCAAGCGATTGTGATTTCCAAATCCGAGCAAATTCCTTTGCTTTTACAAGACATCAAAGCTCATGGCCTGCCTTGGCAAGTCTTAGGGGGAGGCAGTAATGTGGTTCTTCCAAGCGTATTGCCTGGGATCACCCTTTTAATCGATATTGCTGGCAGAGAAGTTATTTCTAGCGATAGAACAGAGACATTGATTCGAGTAGGTGCTGGTGAACATTGGCACGATTTTGTACAGTGGACTCTTGCGCAAGGTTTTCCCGGAATGGAAAACCTTGCCCTTATTCCAGGAACCGTAGGCGCCTCTCCAATTCAAAATATTGGCGCTTATGGCTTGGAAGTCGCTCACTTTATTGAGAACGTGCAGGCTTTTGATACTGAAAAAAACGGCTTTGTTACTTTGAGTAATCGCGAGTGTGAGTTTGCTTATCGCGATAGTTACTTCAAACAGAATCCCAATCGTTTCATCATCACCCAAGTCACTTTTAAACTTCCAAAAGCCTGGGCCCCAAAATTGACTTACGCTGAACTAGCAAAACAGTTTTCCAATCAGAGCCCCACCCCACTAGAAATTTTCAATGCCGTTTGTGCCATACGCTCGAGCAAATTGCCTGATCCTAAAGTCTTGGGTAATGCAGGCAGTTTTTTTCAGAACCCGATTGTCAGTGAAGCGCAATGCACCGAGCTAGCAAAGCAATATCCCGCAATAGTGTCTTTTCCAGATGCAGTAGGTCAGCGTAAGCTGGCAGCAGGCTGGCTGATTGATCAATGCGGCTTCAAAGGCAAACGAATAGGGCCTGTAGGGGTCTACAACAAACAGGCCTTGGTCTTAGTGAACTATGGTGGCGGTAGCGCTCAAGATATTCTTGGTCTAGCAAAACAGATTCAAGACAAGGTGCAAGAAACCTTTGGGGTGCAGTTGCAGATAGAGCCAAATATTTTTTAA
- a CDS encoding YajQ family cyclic di-GMP-binding protein: MPSFDVVCEPDMVELKNAIEQSNKEIANRFDFKGSDSRVEQKDEALILYGDDDFKLGQVRDVLVGKMAKRNVDVRYLKDDKTETIGGDKRKQTMKIQKGITSELSKKVVRIIKDSKIKVQASIQGDAVRVTGGKRDDLQEVMTMLRKEVTEAPLGFNNFRD, encoded by the coding sequence ATGCCCTCATTTGATGTGGTTTGTGAACCCGATATGGTTGAACTTAAAAATGCCATTGAGCAGTCCAATAAAGAAATCGCCAATCGCTTTGACTTCAAAGGTTCGGATAGCCGAGTCGAGCAAAAAGATGAAGCCCTCATTTTGTATGGCGATGATGACTTTAAATTGGGTCAGGTCAGAGATGTGCTGGTTGGTAAGATGGCCAAGCGCAACGTCGATGTGCGTTATCTGAAAGACGATAAGACCGAGACGATTGGTGGCGATAAGCGCAAGCAAACCATGAAGATCCAAAAAGGCATTACCTCAGAGTTGTCTAAAAAAGTCGTTCGCATCATTAAAGATAGCAAGATCAAAGTGCAAGCCAGTATTCAAGGTGACGCTGTGCGCGTCACTGGTGGTAAGCGCGATGATCTACAAGAAGTGATGACTATGTTGCGTAAAGAAGTTACTGAGGCGCCACTGGGTTTTAATAATTTCCGTGACTAA
- a CDS encoding BrnT family toxin: MIDFELILGLQWDAGNAYKNKDKHGVSQVEAEEIFFNQPLLIQDDAKHSIGESRFLALGITADGKQLSVIFTLRVQSSLIRVDSARPMSKKEREFYEKVQ, translated from the coding sequence ATGATTGATTTTGAGCTAATATTAGGGCTCCAGTGGGACGCAGGAAATGCTTATAAAAATAAGGATAAGCATGGTGTATCGCAGGTGGAGGCTGAAGAGATCTTTTTTAATCAGCCGCTATTGATTCAGGATGATGCTAAACACAGTATTGGGGAAAGTCGATTTCTTGCTCTGGGTATCACTGCAGATGGTAAACAGTTATCGGTAATTTTTACCTTGAGGGTTCAAAGCAGCTTGATCCGTGTGGATTCAGCAAGGCCGATGAGCAAGAAAGAGAGGGAATTTTATGAAAAAGTCCAATAA
- a CDS encoding BrnA antitoxin family protein — MKKSNKVIPQFKSEKEERAFWEKNDASEYFDLSKAVRVVMPNLKPTTASISLRLSQSFLEGIKLQANKMDVPYQSLMKVWLAEKLEEATK, encoded by the coding sequence ATGAAAAAGTCCAATAAAGTAATTCCACAATTTAAGAGCGAGAAAGAGGAGCGCGCATTCTGGGAAAAGAATGATGCTTCAGAATATTTTGATTTATCCAAAGCGGTACGTGTGGTCATGCCCAATCTAAAACCAACTACAGCCTCAATTTCTTTGCGCTTATCTCAAAGTTTTCTAGAGGGGATTAAATTACAAGCAAATAAAATGGATGTGCCTTATCAGTCGCTTATGAAAGTCTGGCTAGCTGAAAAACTAGAAGAGGCAACCAAATAA
- the xerD gene encoding site-specific tyrosine recombinase XerD has protein sequence MNQSSQQAIDQFCDACWLEDGLSQNSLAAYRRDLLLFAQWLYLQNSKIDLYGVGEKELTAYIASKRSDKATTANRRLTVFKRFYRHALRMNLVKADPCLGLRAAKQALRFPKTLSEAQVTDLLNAPDIDTPLGLRDRTMLELMYASGLRVSEIVSLKTIAIGLNEGVVRVVNGKGGKERLVPFGAEAGQWLRRYLADARTSILEGKTSDAVFIGRHTGGALTRQAFWALIKRYALQANIPVALSPHTLRHAFATHLLNHGADLRVVQLLLGHADISTTQIYTHVARERLKSIHQQHHPRGA, from the coding sequence ATTAATCAATCAAGCCAACAAGCCATCGACCAATTTTGCGATGCTTGTTGGTTAGAAGATGGCCTTTCCCAAAACAGCCTAGCGGCCTATCGACGTGACTTACTGCTCTTTGCGCAGTGGCTCTATTTGCAAAATAGCAAAATCGATTTATACGGCGTAGGTGAAAAAGAACTCACTGCCTATATTGCTTCTAAGCGCAGTGACAAGGCGACTACGGCTAATCGACGCTTAACCGTCTTTAAAAGGTTTTACCGTCATGCGCTGCGCATGAATTTAGTGAAGGCAGATCCTTGTTTGGGATTGCGTGCCGCTAAGCAAGCCTTGCGTTTTCCGAAGACACTCTCCGAGGCGCAAGTCACTGATTTACTCAATGCCCCAGATATTGATACGCCTTTGGGACTGCGGGATCGCACGATGTTAGAGCTCATGTATGCCAGTGGCCTGCGTGTTTCTGAAATCGTTTCCTTAAAAACGATTGCCATAGGCTTGAATGAAGGCGTTGTGAGGGTGGTAAACGGTAAGGGCGGTAAAGAACGTCTTGTGCCTTTTGGAGCAGAAGCAGGGCAGTGGTTGCGTCGATATTTGGCCGATGCCAGAACTTCGATTCTGGAAGGTAAAACCAGTGATGCCGTTTTTATTGGGCGTCATACGGGCGGGGCGCTGACACGCCAAGCCTTTTGGGCCTTAATTAAACGCTATGCATTACAAGCCAATATTCCTGTGGCTTTATCACCGCACACCTTAAGACACGCATTTGCAACGCATTTACTCAATCATGGTGCGGATTTGCGGGTCGTACAACTCTTATTGGGACATGCTGATATTTCGACGACCCAGATCTATACCCATGTAGCGCGTGAACGCCTGAAATCGATTCATCAGCAGCACCATCCGCGTGGTGCGTGA
- the plsY gene encoding glycerol-3-phosphate 1-O-acyltransferase PlsY, with protein MDPLVYLLIPIAYLIGSISFAVIVSKSMGLPDPYTYGSGNPGATNVLRTGNKKAAVLTLIGDGAKGFIALVLARWLLGDDTLVGTLNSWVLCGVVLAVFLGHLFPIFHGFKGGKGVATACGILFGINWILGLATLSTWLIVAFFTRYSSLAAICAAIFAPVYCVFLFGVEPMGLTLTVMCVLMLWRHRNNIVKLLDGSETRIGSKKT; from the coding sequence ATGGATCCTTTAGTCTACTTACTCATTCCCATTGCTTATTTAATTGGTTCAATTTCTTTTGCCGTGATTGTCAGCAAAAGTATGGGATTACCTGATCCTTATACCTATGGTTCCGGTAACCCGGGTGCCACTAATGTGCTGCGCACCGGTAATAAAAAAGCGGCTGTACTTACCCTGATTGGCGATGGTGCCAAAGGCTTTATTGCGCTAGTACTGGCTCGCTGGCTCTTGGGTGATGACACTTTGGTTGGGACCTTGAACTCTTGGGTCCTTTGCGGCGTAGTGCTGGCCGTATTTTTGGGGCACCTCTTTCCTATCTTTCATGGCTTTAAGGGTGGTAAAGGAGTTGCAACAGCCTGCGGTATTTTGTTTGGCATCAACTGGATATTGGGCTTAGCCACATTAAGCACTTGGTTGATTGTGGCTTTTTTTACCCGATACTCATCTTTGGCGGCGATCTGCGCTGCCATCTTTGCTCCGGTGTATTGCGTCTTTTTATTTGGTGTTGAGCCGATGGGCCTGACTTTGACAGTCATGTGTGTATTGATGCTCTGGCGCCATCGCAATAACATCGTCAAATTATTGGATGGATCCGAAACGCGGATTGGTTCAAAGAAAACCTAA
- a CDS encoding MAPEG family protein produces MTIAYACILFMGLLPYVAAGIAKKGFQNYDNSRPREWLAKQEGFRARANAAQANLFESLPLFFAAVIIASIAHAPQANLDLLSIAFVSTRIVYLICYVGNWPTARSIVWTCGIACIVAIFCQI; encoded by the coding sequence ATGACCATCGCCTACGCTTGCATCCTCTTCATGGGTTTGTTGCCTTATGTCGCTGCTGGAATTGCTAAAAAAGGTTTTCAGAACTACGACAATAGCCGGCCGCGTGAGTGGTTAGCAAAACAAGAAGGTTTTCGAGCAAGAGCCAATGCTGCTCAAGCCAATCTCTTTGAATCCCTGCCATTATTTTTTGCTGCGGTCATCATTGCGTCCATTGCGCATGCTCCCCAAGCCAATTTAGATCTGCTATCGATTGCTTTTGTCTCTACCCGTATCGTTTATCTGATTTGCTATGTCGGTAACTGGCCTACCGCAAGATCCATTGTGTGGACCTGCGGTATCGCCTGTATAGTCGCGATCTTTTGTCAAATTTAA
- the folE gene encoding GTP cyclohydrolase I, giving the protein MPTKPIPKKTVANKPATKQASTKQVVSKKTARAVSKSDAGTPLSVIIRRRIVAQKARFHANDNISAFIKPGELEGLVDEVAQKMQAVLESLVIDTDNDHNTKKTSERVAKMYVQEVFNGRYVEQPTLTKFPNVSHLNELMIIGPITVRSACSHHLCPIMGRIWIGVLPSKTSALIGLSKYSRLTEWVMCRPQIQEEAVVELADMLEKKIKPIGVAVVMEADHFCMQWRGVKDRDSKMINSVMRGSFLKDPNLRREFLSLIDKR; this is encoded by the coding sequence ATGCCAACTAAACCCATCCCTAAAAAAACAGTAGCAAACAAGCCTGCGACCAAGCAGGCGTCTACTAAGCAAGTCGTGAGCAAGAAAACGGCTCGTGCAGTTAGTAAGAGTGATGCTGGCACTCCCTTATCGGTCATTATTCGCCGCCGTATTGTGGCGCAAAAGGCGCGCTTTCATGCCAATGACAATATTTCTGCGTTTATTAAGCCCGGTGAGTTAGAGGGCTTGGTTGATGAAGTAGCGCAAAAGATGCAAGCCGTTTTAGAAAGTTTGGTGATCGATACTGACAATGATCACAATACCAAAAAAACGAGTGAGCGCGTTGCTAAGATGTACGTGCAAGAAGTCTTTAATGGGCGCTATGTAGAGCAACCCACCTTAACCAAGTTTCCCAATGTCAGTCACCTCAATGAGCTGATGATCATTGGTCCAATTACGGTTCGTAGCGCTTGCTCGCACCACCTATGTCCTATCATGGGCCGCATTTGGATTGGGGTCTTGCCCAGTAAAACTTCAGCTTTGATTGGTTTATCCAAGTACTCTCGCTTAACGGAGTGGGTCATGTGTCGCCCGCAAATTCAGGAAGAGGCTGTGGTCGAGCTAGCCGATATGCTGGAGAAAAAGATTAAGCCCATTGGCGTTGCGGTGGTGATGGAGGCCGATCACTTTTGTATGCAATGGCGCGGTGTGAAAGATCGGGATTCCAAAATGATCAATAGCGTGATGCGCGGCTCATTTTTAAAAGATCCCAATTTGCGCCGAGAATTTCTCTCCTTAATTGATAAGCGTTAA
- a CDS encoding high-potential iron-sulfur protein, which translates to MQNSRRQFMILSAAGAATLALNSKVQAQAMVSPTDPQAVALGYVADASKVDKAKYPKFVAGSHCGNCALYQGAAGSAAGGCALFAGKQVHSAGWCSAYNKKA; encoded by the coding sequence ATGCAAAACAGTCGTCGCCAATTCATGATTCTTTCCGCTGCTGGTGCTGCAACTTTGGCTTTAAATAGCAAAGTTCAAGCGCAAGCGATGGTTTCTCCTACTGATCCCCAGGCTGTTGCATTGGGTTATGTAGCTGATGCTTCTAAAGTAGACAAAGCAAAATACCCCAAGTTTGTGGCCGGTTCCCATTGCGGTAACTGTGCGCTTTATCAAGGCGCTGCTGGTTCTGCTGCTGGCGGCTGCGCATTGTTTGCTGGTAAGCAAGTGCACAGCGCTGGCTGGTGCTCTGCATATAATAAGAAGGCGTAA
- a CDS encoding class I SAM-dependent methyltransferase, producing the protein MTIQFQNQTLNPLIANLEIFKAYQQSPYLSLKHSAYFQVYEELLSQYRGKSITFVEVGVLNGGSLFMWRNFFGPQARIIGIDFNPLAKRWEQDGFEIYIGSQSSSDFWKNFFSAVGPVDVLLDDGGHTNEQQIVTTHEAIPFIKDGGLLLVEDVHTSYFKDFGNPSKYSFINYAKQFVDVVNSRFPGVQPAPQARFKKAVYSVHFYDSIVGLSVDRTKCFTSSWTSNEGQTFEAEDYRHHDSAARQLNQALIKTFHKVGLKVSMGKFLKLVEAPLVKNRLKRFFK; encoded by the coding sequence ATGACGATTCAATTTCAAAATCAGACTCTCAATCCTCTTATCGCTAATTTAGAGATTTTTAAGGCCTATCAACAATCGCCTTATCTTTCTTTAAAGCACTCGGCTTACTTTCAGGTGTATGAAGAGTTGCTTTCACAGTACCGCGGTAAATCCATCACCTTTGTAGAGGTCGGCGTACTGAATGGCGGTTCTTTATTTATGTGGCGCAATTTCTTTGGCCCCCAAGCCCGAATCATCGGTATCGATTTCAACCCGCTAGCCAAACGCTGGGAGCAAGATGGCTTTGAGATTTATATCGGCAGCCAAAGTAGCTCTGATTTTTGGAAGAATTTTTTTAGCGCAGTTGGACCAGTCGATGTTTTATTGGATGATGGTGGTCATACTAATGAGCAGCAAATCGTTACTACACATGAAGCAATTCCCTTTATCAAGGATGGCGGCTTGCTACTAGTTGAAGATGTGCATACAAGCTACTTCAAGGATTTTGGTAACCCTTCAAAATATTCATTCATCAACTATGCAAAGCAATTTGTGGATGTGGTGAACTCCAGATTTCCTGGCGTTCAGCCTGCTCCTCAGGCTCGATTTAAGAAAGCGGTTTACTCGGTTCACTTTTATGACTCAATCGTAGGACTGAGCGTTGATCGGACTAAATGTTTTACCAGTAGCTGGACCTCGAATGAGGGGCAAACTTTTGAGGCTGAAGACTATCGGCATCACGATAGCGCTGCAAGGCAACTTAATCAGGCCTTAATCAAAACTTTTCACAAGGTGGGTCTGAAAGTGAGTATGGGTAAGTTTCTCAAGCTTGTAGAGGCGCCGCTGGTTAAAAATCGGTTAAAGCGGTTCTTCAAGTAA
- a CDS encoding HPP family protein, with protein sequence MRTIKESLKHCLFYLGGDQPPVSWQERARTFLGAFLGLMLVITIAKYLGETVGIDEWLMASLGASALLVFALPQSPLAQPWAVIAGNTLSALVGITCAHFTDLPISVTLALAASLSILGMFILRCLHPPAAAVALIAVLGHGLQYRYAFFPVMVDSILLVITGGIYSNLTGKVYPNQPK encoded by the coding sequence ATGCGCACCATCAAAGAGAGCCTTAAGCACTGTTTGTTTTATTTGGGTGGCGACCAACCGCCGGTTAGCTGGCAGGAGAGGGCGCGCACTTTTTTAGGAGCGTTTCTTGGTCTAATGTTAGTAATCACTATCGCCAAGTACCTTGGTGAGACTGTAGGAATTGATGAATGGTTGATGGCCTCTTTAGGAGCAAGTGCATTGTTAGTTTTTGCTCTTCCGCAAAGTCCTTTGGCTCAACCTTGGGCCGTGATTGCCGGCAATACGCTCTCAGCTTTAGTGGGCATCACCTGCGCCCACTTTACGGATTTACCCATTTCAGTGACTTTGGCGCTAGCGGCTTCTCTGTCGATTTTGGGGATGTTTATTCTGCGCTGCTTGCACCCCCCTGCAGCTGCAGTAGCCCTTATTGCAGTTCTAGGCCATGGCTTGCAATATCGCTATGCTTTTTTCCCAGTGATGGTCGATTCCATCCTCTTGGTCATAACTGGTGGCATTTATAGCAATCTGACTGGTAAGGTTTACCCAAACCAGCCAAAATAG
- a CDS encoding mannose-1-phosphate guanylyltransferase/mannose-6-phosphate isomerase, with amino-acid sequence MTSVTPVILCGGSGTRLWPLSRSGFPKQFLVLSGSDSKQSLFQEAIERINAIGNQDITLGPTLIVTNEEHRFLALDQLRELPEIKATLLLEPIGRNTAPALTLAAFQARDGGSNTELDPILVITPADQTVQNTAAFVKALQECIAVVNADQSKKTIAILGITPTAPETGYGYIERMQEQGAHHEYTVAKFVEKPDSKTAQSYLADGNYLWNSGMFVLRASTWLAALKEFRSDIFGASETAWQGKSMDQSGEVSFVRPDTALFTSIPSESIDYAVIEKCPGTSFSVKMVELNAGWNDLGAWDAVWQVGSQDSNGNVTSGDTLLSNTKNSLVHASTRLVSTVGIDNLVIIETADAVLVADRANSQDVKHIVSQLDAQKREEKNLHRKVARPWGWYDSVDEGERFKVKRIQVKPGASLSLQMHHHRAEHWIVVKGIAQITNGDQVITLQENQSTFIPQGQTHRLANPGKEPLEIIEVQSGSYLGEDDIVRFEDTYGRS; translated from the coding sequence ATGACTAGTGTTACCCCCGTCATCCTTTGTGGTGGTTCCGGCACGCGTCTTTGGCCTTTATCTCGCTCTGGCTTTCCTAAGCAATTTTTAGTGCTATCTGGGAGTGACTCAAAACAAAGTTTGTTTCAAGAAGCGATTGAGCGCATTAATGCAATTGGTAATCAAGACATTACTTTAGGTCCAACCTTAATTGTCACTAATGAAGAGCATCGCTTTTTAGCTTTAGATCAATTACGCGAGTTGCCCGAAATTAAAGCGACGCTTTTACTTGAACCGATTGGTCGCAATACAGCCCCCGCACTGACCTTAGCCGCTTTTCAAGCGCGAGATGGCGGATCCAATACTGAGCTTGATCCAATTTTGGTGATTACCCCTGCGGATCAAACTGTACAAAACACGGCTGCATTTGTTAAAGCTTTGCAAGAGTGCATTGCAGTAGTTAATGCAGATCAAAGTAAAAAGACCATTGCCATTTTAGGGATCACACCCACAGCGCCTGAGACGGGCTATGGCTATATTGAGCGTATGCAAGAGCAGGGCGCTCATCATGAATACACCGTTGCCAAGTTTGTGGAAAAGCCAGATAGCAAAACTGCGCAGAGTTATTTGGCTGATGGAAACTATCTGTGGAATAGTGGGATGTTTGTCCTGCGCGCGAGTACTTGGTTGGCAGCTTTAAAAGAATTCAGATCCGATATTTTTGGCGCGAGTGAAACCGCGTGGCAAGGCAAAAGCATGGATCAATCGGGCGAGGTCAGTTTTGTTAGGCCTGATACAGCCTTATTTACAAGTATTCCTAGCGAATCAATTGACTACGCCGTCATTGAAAAATGCCCGGGCACCAGTTTTAGTGTCAAGATGGTAGAGCTCAATGCCGGTTGGAATGACTTGGGTGCTTGGGATGCCGTTTGGCAAGTGGGTAGTCAAGATAGCAATGGCAACGTCACGAGTGGCGACACCTTACTCTCCAATACCAAGAACTCTTTAGTCCACGCCAGTACCCGTTTAGTGAGTACCGTGGGTATTGATAATTTAGTGATTATTGAAACAGCGGATGCCGTATTAGTAGCCGATAGAGCCAACAGCCAGGATGTGAAACACATCGTCTCTCAATTAGATGCGCAAAAGCGGGAAGAGAAAAATCTCCATCGTAAGGTCGCTCGGCCTTGGGGTTGGTATGACAGTGTGGACGAGGGCGAGCGCTTTAAAGTGAAACGTATTCAGGTAAAGCCGGGCGCCAGCCTGTCCTTGCAAATGCATCATCATCGCGCTGAGCATTGGATTGTGGTTAAAGGCATTGCGCAGATTACCAATGGCGATCAGGTGATCACCCTACAAGAAAATCAAAGTACGTTTATTCCCCAGGGGCAGACCCATCGCTTGGCCAACCCTGGCAAAGAGCCTTTAGAAATTATCGAAGTGCAGTCGGGTAGTTATTTAGGCGAAGACGACATTGTGCGTTTTGAAGATACCTACGGACGTAGTTAG
- the gmd gene encoding GDP-mannose 4,6-dehydratase, with product MTNDKTAKQKVALITGITGQDGSYLAEFLLEKGYMVHGIKRRASSFNTERVDHLYQDPHINHRHFVLHYGDLTDSSNLTRIIQQTQPDEIYNLGAQSHVAVSFESPEYTADVDAMGPLRILEAIRILGLEKKTRFYQASTSELYGLVQEIPQKETTPFYPRSPYAVAKLYAYWITVNYREAYGMYACNGILFNHESKRRGETFVTRKITRGLSNIAQGLEQCLYMGNMDALRDWGHAKDYVRMQWLMLQQEQPEDFVIATGVQFTVREFIVRSAKQLGITLKFEGKAEKEEGIVAAIEGDKAPALKVGDVIVKIDPRYYRPTEVETLLGDPAKAKAKLGWVPEITIDQMIVEMVANDLDQAKQHALLKKHGFSVAFGKEN from the coding sequence ATGACGAACGATAAAACTGCGAAACAAAAAGTTGCCCTAATCACCGGTATTACCGGACAAGACGGATCCTATTTGGCTGAGTTCTTATTGGAAAAAGGCTACATGGTCCACGGTATTAAGCGCCGCGCCTCTTCGTTCAATACCGAGCGCGTCGATCATCTTTATCAAGACCCACATATCAATCATCGTCACTTTGTATTGCATTATGGTGATTTGACCGATTCAAGCAATTTAACCCGCATCATTCAGCAAACTCAGCCAGATGAAATTTATAATTTGGGCGCGCAGTCTCATGTGGCCGTTTCTTTTGAATCGCCTGAGTACACTGCCGATGTTGATGCGATGGGTCCTTTGCGAATCTTGGAGGCGATTCGAATTTTGGGTCTGGAGAAGAAAACCCGTTTTTATCAAGCCTCCACTTCGGAGCTCTATGGCCTAGTACAAGAGATTCCCCAAAAGGAAACCACACCCTTTTATCCACGCAGCCCTTATGCAGTAGCCAAGCTATATGCGTATTGGATTACTGTGAACTATCGTGAAGCCTATGGCATGTATGCCTGCAACGGGATTCTTTTTAATCATGAGTCTAAGCGTCGTGGCGAGACCTTTGTGACCCGCAAGATTACCCGGGGTTTATCCAATATTGCCCAAGGTCTAGAGCAATGCTTATACATGGGCAATATGGATGCGCTACGCGACTGGGGCCATGCCAAAGACTATGTGCGTATGCAATGGTTGATGTTGCAACAAGAACAACCAGAAGATTTTGTGATTGCGACTGGAGTGCAATTTACTGTCCGTGAATTTATTGTCCGTAGCGCCAAGCAATTGGGCATCACCCTCAAGTTTGAAGGTAAGGCTGAGAAAGAAGAGGGCATTGTGGCAGCCATCGAGGGAGATAAAGCCCCCGCCCTCAAGGTGGGTGATGTCATTGTAAAGATTGATCCACGCTACTACCGTCCTACTGAAGTCGAGACCCTTTTAGGTGATCCGGCCAAAGCCAAAGCCAAATTAGGTTGGGTTCCCGAAATTACCATCGATCAGATGATTGTGGAGATGGTTGCCAATGATCTGGACCAAGCCAAGCAACATGCTTTGCTGAAAAAGCATGGCTTTAGTGTGGCCTTTGGTAAAGAGAATTAA